In Luteipulveratus mongoliensis, the DNA window CGATGACCATCGCGGTGTGGCCGGACCAGACGATCACGTCTCCGGGCTGATAGCTGCCGCGATCGGTCGGGTTCGGCAACGCCTTGAAGCCGTGCGCGAGCATGTCCCCGGGCTGGCTCGAGGTGCCGCCGGACCCGTAGTCGACGCCGGTTGCCTTGTAGTACGCCCAGCGCATCAGGCCCGAGCAGTCAAAACCGAAGTCGTGGGTGTCGTCGTAGCCTCCGGACGGGTTGTTCTGTCCGTGGGTCGGGCCGGGCTTCGAGCCGTGCCCGCCGCCCCAGGTGTAGTGCGTGCCCTTCTTGACCTCGTCGCAGGCCGTCGCGATCGCAGTCTTCGCAACTGCGCTGGCCTGACCGCGGACATAGCAGCCCTCGTTGGCCGAGGCGGACGTCATGGTGAGTGCTGCGAATCCCGTTGCGATTGTTGCTGATCCGACCAGTGAAACGCCTATGTACCGAAGCTTCCTACTCATTTCTCTCCCCTTTTGTGTACGGCTGCTGCCGACCCCTTGCGTGCTTCAGCACGCAGCAGGTGGACGGGCGTACGCGGAGATCCGGTTCCGATGAGCGATACGTAAGCGGGGCCTCAGCGCGCTCGGCGTTGGAGGTCTCGGGCTGCGGTGAGTGCGGCACAGACGGCCTCGATGTCACCCTCGCGCACGTCGGCCAGGACTTTCATGTGCGCCTCGAGCTCAGGGCGTACGGAGAACGTCTCAGGGTGCTGCTCGAGCAGGGTCTCGCGGTCATCGAAGTCACTGCGAATCAGCAGCGTCGAGTCGTCCACGCGCCGGGCTACGAGGCGGTTGGACACGCACCAGCGGACGCCGCGTCGGTCGTCGTGGCGGCGTACGTCCTCGAGGGCTGCGAGGTGGCTCTCGATCAGCTCCCAGGCGCCGGATACCGGTGACATACGACCAGCGTGCACCAGCCGCCGGACGGTGCCTTGATCGCGCTTGCGGGGTCTAGTCTGAGCGCGTGCCCAAGCTGCTCACAGAACCCGTCCGCATTCCCGTCCCCGGTGGCAAGGTCATCGACGAGCACGTCGGGCTGGCGAGCACCGGTGAGGCCGCCGTGTCGGTCGCTCACATGGTCGCCCCGGCCAACTGGGACGAGCCGTTCCAGACACCGGACTTCGACGAGGTCACCGTTGTGCTCAAGGGCACCGTGATCATCGACCACGACGGCGGGCCGACTGAGGTGGCCGCCGGGCAGTCTGTGGTGACCAAGGCGGGGGAGCGAATCCGCTACTCCTGCGGGCCTGCTGGCGCTGAGTACGTCGCCGTCTGCCTGCCAGCGTTCAGCCCGGACTCCGTGCACCGCGAGGACGACCCGTCATGAACCTCCGGCCCGAGATCGTCGCCCTGCCCAAGGTGCTGCTGCACGATCACCTCGACGGCGGCGTACGCCCGCAGACGGTCATCGACCTGGCGCGGGACAGTGGGTACGACGGTCTGCCGGCCACCGATGCAGAGTCACTCGGCGAGTGGTTCCGTGACAGCGCCGACTCCGGTTCCCTGGTGCGTTATCTCGAGACGTTCGACCAGACCGTCGGGGTCATGCAGACTGTCGAGGCGCTGCACCGCGTCGCGTCCGAGTGCGCGCAGGACCTGGCCGCGGACGGGGTCGTCTACGCCGAGGTCCGCTACGCGCCCGAGCAGCACCTGGCTGAGGGACTGGAGCTCGAAGAGGTTGTCGAGGCGGTCAACGCCGGCTTCCGTGAGGGCGAGCGCCTGGCTGCCGAGGCGGGCCACCCGATCCTCGTCACTGCGCTGCTGACCGCCATGCGGCACGCGGCGAAGAGCACCGAGATCGCCGAGCTCGTGGTGCGCTACCGCGACGACGGCGTCAGCGGATTCGACATCGCGGGTGCCGAGGCCGGTTTCCCGCCCACCCGTCACCTCGACGCGTTCGAGTACCTCCGCCGCGAGAACGCCCACTTCACCATTCACGCCGGCGAGGCGTTCGGGCT includes these proteins:
- a CDS encoding adenosine deaminase, which codes for MNLRPEIVALPKVLLHDHLDGGVRPQTVIDLARDSGYDGLPATDAESLGEWFRDSADSGSLVRYLETFDQTVGVMQTVEALHRVASECAQDLAADGVVYAEVRYAPEQHLAEGLELEEVVEAVNAGFREGERLAAEAGHPILVTALLTAMRHAAKSTEIAELVVRYRDDGVSGFDIAGAEAGFPPTRHLDAFEYLRRENAHFTIHAGEAFGLPSIWEAIQWCGAERLGHGVRIVDDMFVDEQSLADIADPGQLEPEAVRLGRLAAYVRDTRIPLEMCPSSNIQTGAASSVAAHPISLLKQLRFRVTVNTDNRLMSGTSMSREMQLLVDEAGWTIDDLRWVTINAMKSAFIPFDERLALIDNVIKPGYAAAT
- a CDS encoding cupin domain-containing protein, translated to MPKLLTEPVRIPVPGGKVIDEHVGLASTGEAAVSVAHMVAPANWDEPFQTPDFDEVTVVLKGTVIIDHDGGPTEVAAGQSVVTKAGERIRYSCGPAGAEYVAVCLPAFSPDSVHREDDPS